The Drosophila nasuta strain 15112-1781.00 chromosome 2L, ASM2355853v1, whole genome shotgun sequence genome window below encodes:
- the LOC132783498 gene encoding cell adhesion molecule Dscam2-like, whose amino-acid sequence MNDNGRSGGESNGQVTIRQNDDFTSALSITSVTRDQSGTYTCRVQNDAATVTHSAQLKVNVPPRWILKPTDQDAILGNAVIVSCKADGFPLPTIQWKQSIGDTGEYRDLSFAMDNVNSHAVLVVHSNGSLMISKVSREHEGSYLCQASNGIGAGLSTLIKLTVHVGPSVTVSKKQLSIRRGERITLRCEANGDQPLEISWRSKAIRIDPSYDIRYHIKNSPLARGVSSELTILQTVLTDRGEYTCIANNAYGRDRSVIHVQVQEPPNFPVNLHVRDLGSRSVTLAWSPNDQDSVILGGGGGNNRDSQPISNYILQYKKAGDVWHEHNNQKLLPGDRTTAQLGSLRPAQVYHIRLFAENHLGTSAPSDVLFVQTDSEVPSAPPQDVTSEPLGPQQLLITWRAPVRDSWNGELLGYTISYQKQSTPDSVANHTKVGNLITEGLNDFRLTGLEKYTQYGITVSAYNVKGDGPPSAVALGHTLEDVPSAAPRSVTCIALTAQNIQISWQSPPKELSHGIIQGYKLLYEPGLLESEYSVRETKITSALSTVLHGLQPYTNYSVQVLAFTRAGEGVSSPPVSCITEEAVPDAPELVKSAVSTETSVIISWLPPRRLNGLITKYNVYIRILEKGQELKILKEMLPAHNRHFEAKDLNFRETYEAWVTASTRVGQGPSTPVIKLVPSTSIPAAIISFSQTLHVNWKSDIKLPCVFVGNPKASAEWKILNNRGKKQFPLEVSNDNTLSLRNIQRSHEGNYSCVARNPTGSDHIVYQLYVQVPPAAPIVSVNSVQKNSVSIQWRVDDIGGSPIKGYTLTYRRDSSDWEEIQIDRRVTSYMLEDLQCGTQYKFTMNTYNKIGSSAASSTVSAQTKGNKPFAPQKHSFLRSNTTSVILDLSSWQDGGCPILHYSIEFKRYKSSSDWIIVSNKIETNTRYIIGDLEPGTAYNLRVTANNNAGSTTKEFYFETQNLIGFSGGLGNDEMPDDQQTVFSDAHLIAVIISSIFGTILALIGAFICFKNYPRTLFTRNLDSLRPQNGGSDGKDIQSREHFYGTVRKSCQQSPPESVAGLERIPEYSEDIYPYATFHLPEHENQTGNIPLNYTGSSTKYDDSTLCSSGVKGKRSTTTSVGGGNSNANLTSMMVGSPDDGNHLNTTDKRHKRRSKIIKSESEEYDSLNSDSELSGERERMRDDNSYLEDEEVSAHNKKMRNSGGNSKDRSSVFSRPQLHSNILDPVPIDYRLFEPTAKQQRKSTHSGDAQRKALAIASTKDAAKCADLSRSVSGRQRYKSADNNANSGTLNRDCGEANKGITRPIAQPGAYIEKLKPQRNADQHGCISSITCYNKGYGDKNAKLINRGGSTGGGDQLELIGSHRHIYSIEPMELMAMESLSNSETLAMGSTMMDNNQYQMENSLENISNCSDHILNEKHVSPPSAFIDRIGQI is encoded by the exons ATGAATGATAATGGTCGTAGTGGTGGTGAAAGTAACGGCCAAGTGACAATTCGCCAAAATGATGATTTTACCAGCGCCCTCAGCATCACAAGTGTGACGAGAGACCAAAGTGGCACGTACACGTGTCGCGTCCAAAACGATGCCGCTACTGTAACGCACTCTGCACAGCTCAAAGTTAATG TACCACCGCGATGGATCCTAAAGCCCACCGATCAAGATGCCATCTTGGGAAATGCAGTTATCGTATCGTGTAAAGCCGACGGATTTCCCCTGCCGACCATTCAGTGGAAGCAGTCTATAG GCGACACTGGGGAGTATCGTGATCTCAGCTTTGCCATGGACAATGTCAACTCGCATGCAGTTTTAGTGGTGCATTCGAACGGATCGTTAATGATATCGAAAGTGAGTCGAGAGCACGAGGGAAGTTATCTGTGCCAGGCCAGCAATGGCATTGGAGCTGGTCTCAGCACGCTAATTAAGCTAACAGTGCATG TTGGCCCATCGGTGACTGTGAGCAAAAAACAGCTGTCAATTCGCCGCGGCGAGCGCATCACACTTCGCTGCGAGGCGAATGGCGATCAGCCCCTGGAGATCTCGTGGCGATCGAAGGCTATACGCATTGATCCTTCTTATGATATACGTTATCATATCAAGAATTCGCCGCTGGCTCGTGGCGTCTCATCGGAATTAACCATTCTGCAGACTGTGCTAACCGACAGAGGCGAATACACTTGCATCGCCAACAATGCTTACGGTCGTGATCGTAGCGTTATCCATGTCCAAGTCCAGGAGCCACCCAATTTTCCAGTCAATTTGCATGTGCGTGATTTGGGCAGCAGATCGGTTACATTGGCTTGGTCACCGAATGATCAGGATTCGGTCATCCTAGGCGGCGGAGGCGGCAATAATCGCGATTCACAGCCAATATCCAATTACATTCTGCAATACAAAAAGGCGGGAG ATGTCTGGCATGAGCACAACAATCAGAAGCTGTTGCCTGGCGACAGAACCACAGCTCAACTAGGCTCTCTTCGGCCTGCTCAGGTCTATCACATTCGTCTATTTGCCGAGAACCATCTGGGCACAAGTGCACCCAGCGATGTGCTGTTTGTTCAAACCGATTCCGAAGTGCCCTCTGCACCGCCTCAAGATGTCACCTCAGAGCCACTGGGACCTCAGCAG ctGTTGATTACGTGGCGTGCTCCTGTGCGCGATTCGTGGAATGGCGAGCTCTTGGGCTATACGATCTCTTACCAGAAGCAGAGCACTCCCGACAGCGTGGCGAATCACACAAAGGTTGGCAACCTCATCACAGAGGGACTTAACGATTTTCGACTGACTGGACTGGAGAAGTATACGCAATATGGCATCACAGTCTCAGCCTACAATGTCAAAGGAGATGGACCGCCGAGTGCAGTGGCCTTGGGTCACACGCTCGAGGATGTGCCGTCGGCTGCACCGCGATCTGTGACCTGCATAGCATTGACTGCTCAGAATATACAAATATCTTGGCAATCGCCGCCAAAGGAACTGAGTCATGGCATCATTCAGGGCTACAAGCTGCTCTATGAGCCGGGACTGCTCGAGAGCGAGTACAGCGTGCGGGAGACAAAGATTACGTCAGCATTGAGTACAGTGCTGCATGGTCTGCAACCATATACGAACTACAGTGTCCAGGTGCTGGCCTTCACACGTGCCGGCGAGGGCGTCTCAAGTCCTCCTGTGTCCTGCATCACTGAGGAAGCGGTGCCCGATGCGCCAGAGCTGGTCAAATCTGCCGTGAGCACCGAGACCTCAGTGATAATCAGCTGGTTGCCACCGCGGCGACTCAACGGTTTAATAACCAAATACAATGTCTATATACGCATCTTGGAAAAGGGTCAAGAACTGAAGATTCTTAAGGAAATGCTGCCCGCACACAATCGTCACTTTGAGGCCAAGGATCTTAATTTCAGAGAGACTTACGAGGCGTGGGTCACTGCATCCACCAGAGTGGGCCAGGGACCGAGCACGCCAGTGATTAAACTTGTGCCCAGCACCTCGATACCCGCTGCCATCATTTCGTTTAGTCAGACGCTGCATGTCAACTGGAAGTCAGACATTAAGTTGCCCTGCGTTTTCGTGGGCAATCCCAAGGCTAGTGCCGAATGGAAGATCCTCAACAACCGAGGCAAGAAACAGTTCCCGCTGGAGGTGAGCAACGATAACACGCTCAGTCTACGCAACATTCAGCGCAGCCACGAGGGCAACTATTCGTGTGTGGCCCGTAATCCCACAGGCTCCGATCACATTGTCTATCAGCTCTATGTGCAGG TGCCACCTGCTGCTCCGATTGTATCGGTGAACTCGGTGCAAAAGAATTCTGTGTCCATTCAATGGCGAGTCGACGATATTGGCGGCTCACCCATCAAGGGCTACACTTTGACCTACAGACGTGACTCGTCCGACTGGGAGGAGATTCAAATTGATCGTCGAGTCACCTCCTATATGCTGGAAGATCTGCAGTGTGGCACCCAGTACAAGTTCACCATGAATACTTACAATAAGATTGGTTCCAGTGCCGCAAGCTCAACAGTCTCAGCTCAGACAAAAG GCAACAAACCATTTGCACCGCAGAAACACAGTTTCCTCCGCTCCAACACCACGTCAGTTATCCTGGATCTATCCTCGTGGCAGGATGGCGGCTGTCCCATTCTTCACTACAGCATCGAATTTAAGCGCTACAAATCTTCGAGTGATTGGATAATTGTTTCCAATAAAATCGAAACCAAT ACTCGCTATATCATCGGAGATTTGGAGCCGGGAACCGCTTACAATTTGCGCGTGACGGCAAACAACAATGCTGGTTCAACCACAAAGGAATTCTACTTTGAAACACAAAATCTGATCGGATTTAGCGGTGGTTTGGGCAACGATGAGATGCCCGATGATCAGCAAACTGTGTTTAGCGATGCTCATCTGATTGCCGTGATTATCTCATCGATATTTGGCACAATCTTGGCATTAATTGGCGCATTCATATGCTTCAAGAACT ATCCACGCACTTTGTTCACCCGCAATCTTGATTCACTGAGACCGCAGAATGGTGGGAGCGATGGCAAGGATATTCAGAGTCGAGAGCACTTTTATGGTACAGTACGAAAATCTTGCCAGCAATCTCCGCCTGAATCGGTGGCTGGCCTTGAGCGTATACCAGAGTACTCAGAAGATATCTATCCTTACGCCACATTCCATTTGCCAGAACATGAAAACCAAACTGGAAATATTCCTTTAAACTACACAGGAAGTTCCACCAAATACGATGACAGCACCCTCTGCAGCTCCGGCGTGAAAGGGAAACGCAGCACGACAACGAGTGTGGGCGGAGGCAACTCCAATGCGAATCTGACCAGCATGATGGTTGGATCACCCGATGATGGCAATCACTTGAACACGACCGACAAGCGACACAAGCGACGTTCGAAGATCATCAAATCGGAATCGGAGGAATACGATAGTCTCAATAGTGACAGTGAATTAAGCGGGGAAAGAGAACGCATGCGTGATGATAATAGTTACTTGGAGGATGAGGAAGTATCAG CTCATAACAAGAAGATGCGCAACAGTGGAGGGAATAGTAAGGATAGGTCTTCTGTATTTAGCAGACCTCAACTGCATAGTAA CATCTTGGACCCCGTTCCCATCGACTACAGGCTCTTTGAGCCGACCGCAAAGCAACAGCGCAAATCAACGCATTCTGGCGATGCCCAGCGGAAAGCTCTCGCAATTGCATCTACCAAAGATGCAGCCAAATGTGCAGATCTGTCCCGAAGTGTATCCGGTCGTCAGCGATACAAAAGTGCCGATAATAATGCCAACAGCGGCACCCTTAATCGCGATTGTGGGGAAGCCAACAAGGGCATCACCCGACCAATTGCACAGCCGGGGGCATATATTGAAAAACTAAAGCCGCAGAGAAATGCCGATCAACATGGTTGTATTTCGTCGATAACATGCTACAACAAGGGCTACGGTGATAAGAatgccaaattaattaatCGAGGAGGATCAACAGGAGGCGGAGATCAACTAGAGCTAATCGGTTCACATCGTCACATCTATAGCATTGAGCCCATGGAACTGATGGCCATGGAGTCGCTGAGCAACTCCGAGACCTTGGCCATGGGCAGTACTATGATGGATAACAATCAATATCAAATGGAAAACAGCTTGGAAAATATATCCAATTGCAGCGATCACATTCTCAACGAAAAGCACGTTAGTCCGCCATCGGCGTTTATCGATAGAATTGgacaaatttga
- the LOC132783499 gene encoding cell adhesion molecule Dscam2-like, with amino-acid sequence MIWTAQKKKHQTLLLFNIIFVVILCASSASATEISNYYETQGPSFSVEPPSRIEFMNTVGNTVNCIAHGNPVPNIQWLDKENNPITSISKVRHILANSSLHFPPFAAEEFRQDVHWSVYRCIASNSMGSIISRDVIVKAVVYQHYEPEVQNPGGFIGSNVLIKCNIPSFVKEYVTVTSWLQEPNFNIYPSLEGDGKNHMLPTGELLIYNITKNDSQKIYRCRTHHKLTQDSIVSSNAGKIQLTEMRELVPPIMNDKTVALTSRVGDPLVLACVAYANPKPTYRWHTTRSSTEESMQHMLATGRAKIKDGTLIISAVSKTDNGLFFCTVTNSEGSETLEVELSVSSPLTASVQPRVQTVNLGHTADLICSTSGFPKNTSIMV; translated from the exons ATGATTTGGACAgcacagaagaagaagcaccaaacattattattatttaacattatatttgttgttattttgtgcGCGTCTTCGGCAAGTGCCACAG AGATATCAAATTATTACGAGACACAAGGACCAAGTTTCTCTGTGGAGCCGCCAAGTAGGATAGAATTCATGAACACTGTGGGCAACACAGTCAATTGCATTGCCCATGGCAACCCTGTACCCAATATACAGTGGCTGGACAAGGAGAACAATCCCATTACATCGATATCAAAG GTTCGACATATCCTGGCCAACAGTTCCTTGCACTTCCCGCCATTTGCTGCGGAGGAGTTTCGACAGGATGTTCACTGGTCGGTCTATCGCTGCATAGCCTCTAACAGCATGGGAAGCATCATCTCCAGGGATGTGATTGTTAAAGCAG TGGTTTATCAGCACTACGAACCGGAGGTACAAAATCCGGGCGGATTTATTGGCAGTAACGTGCTGATTAAATGCAATATTCCGTCGTTCGTCAAGGAGTACGTCACAGTGACCTCTTGGCTGCAGGAGCCCAACTTTAACATCTATCCATCACTAGAGGGCG ATGGCAAAAATCATATGCTACCCACAGGAgaacttttaatatataacatCACCAAGAATGACTCACAAAAGATTTATCGTTGCCGCACACATCATAAATTAACACAGGACTCCATAGTCAGCAGCAATGCGgggaaaattcaattaactg AAATGCGAGAACTGGTGCCGCCCATAATGAACGATAAAACAGTAGCGTTGACATCAAGAGTTGGGGATCCATTAGTGCTGGCTTGCGTTGCTTATGCAAATCCAAAGCCCACTTACAG gTGGCATACAACTCGATCGAGTACAGAGGAATCTATGCAGCATATGCTGGCTACAGGACGCGCTAAAATCAAGGATGGTACTCTAATCATTTCGGCTGTGTCGAAGACAGACAACGGCTTGTTCTTCTGCACTGTCACAAATTCCGAGGGCAGCGAGACGCTAGAGGTGGAACTGTCTGTTTCGTCGCCATTGACGGCCAGCGTGCAGCCACGAGTACAGACCGTGAATCTGGGCCACACTGCAGATTTA ATTTGCAGCACATCGGGATTCCCAAAAAACACAAGTATCATGGTTTAA
- the LOC132783502 gene encoding cell adhesion molecule Dscam2-like — protein sequence MYQCIIKNDIESTQSSAELRLGEVSPQLLYKFIEQTMQPGPSVSLKCSASGNPTPKIVWHLDGFPLPNNDRLMIGQYVTTFGDVISHVNISAVKSEDGGDYECKAISRAGEASHSARLNIYGMPYIRHMPKLSAVAGKVFSLKCPIAGYPIESVYIEKDGMRLPINM from the exons ATGTATCAGTGCATCATTAAGAACGATATCGAGTCAACACAAAGTTCTGCCGAACTGAGATTGGGAG AGGTGTCGCCTCAGTTGCTCTACAAGTTCATTGAGCAGACAATGCAGCCAGGACCTTCAGTTTCCTTAAAATGCAGCGCAAGCGGTAATCCTACGCCCAAAATTGTTTGGCACTTGGACGGCTTTCCGCTACCCAAC AACGATCGTCTAATGATTGGCCAATATGTGACCACGTTCGGCGATGTCATCAGTCATGTGAATATATCAGCAGTTAAATCGGAAGATGGCGGCGATTACGAGTGCAAAGCGATTTCTCGAGCTGGCGAAGCTTCACATTCTGCTCGGCtaaatatttatg gCATGCCTTATATTCGACACATGCCCAAGTTGTCGGCAGTCGCTGGAAAAGTGTTCTCCCTTAAGTGTCCCATTGCTGGCTATCCCATCGAGAGTGTTTATATCGAGAAAG aCGGCATGCGATTGCCCATAAATATGTGA